From the Hymenobacter yonginensis genome, one window contains:
- a CDS encoding MBL fold metallo-hydrolase — MQVQLIRHATLLLKVAGKTILVDPMLAPRFQYDPVAMSAGTNQRIPLVDLPFASAELPQLLASLDAVLLTHTHRDHWDAATQELLDRHLPILVQPADTETLRAQGFTNVLPVENQLDWEGIRLYRTGGQHGTGEIGQKMGTVSGFVVEADQVRLYIAGDTIWCPEVSAALDQYQPTAIVLNAGAAQFQVGDPITMTAAEVVQVAHYASQATVHAVHTETVNHCTEDRATTRAQIAQHDLTARVHVPADGEWLTL, encoded by the coding sequence ATGCAAGTTCAACTAATTCGCCATGCCACGCTGCTGCTGAAAGTGGCCGGCAAAACCATCCTGGTAGACCCCATGCTGGCGCCCCGCTTCCAGTACGACCCCGTGGCCATGTCTGCCGGCACCAACCAGCGCATTCCGCTGGTCGACCTGCCTTTTGCCTCCGCCGAGCTGCCGCAGCTGCTGGCCTCGCTCGATGCCGTGCTGCTCACCCACACGCATCGCGACCATTGGGACGCCGCCACCCAGGAGCTGCTCGACAGACACCTGCCCATCCTGGTGCAGCCCGCCGACACGGAAACCCTGCGCGCCCAGGGCTTCACGAACGTGCTGCCGGTGGAAAACCAGCTCGACTGGGAAGGCATCCGGCTGTACCGCACCGGCGGCCAGCACGGCACCGGCGAAATCGGGCAGAAGATGGGCACCGTTTCGGGCTTTGTGGTGGAGGCCGACCAGGTGCGCCTCTACATTGCCGGCGACACCATCTGGTGCCCGGAAGTAAGCGCCGCCCTCGACCAGTACCAGCCCACGGCCATCGTGCTGAATGCCGGGGCGGCCCAGTTCCAGGTCGGCGACCCTATCACGATGACGGCCGCTGAAGTAGTGCAGGTGGCCCACTACGCGTCGCAAGCCACGGTGCACGCCGTGCACACCGAAACCGTCAACCACTGCACCGAAGACCGGGCCACCACCCGGGCGCAAATAGCGCAACACGACCTCACCGCCCGGGTACACGTGCCGGCCGACGGCGAATGGCTAACGCTGTAG
- a CDS encoding DUF2461 domain-containing protein, whose translation MNTTQLFAFLTELARHNERDWFQTHKPTYEQLRREFEAAVTGWLRELTVSDPRLAGLEPKKTLFRIYRDVRFSKNKDPFKTHFSAYFSEGGKAGTGPGYYVQLGPHGQTLLAGGIYVPEKDQLTRIRQEIDYNGPALHQLLEAPEFRRYFSGLGGEKLKKAPAGYPADHPDLELLKHKSFVVTHHISDVTVHQLDLDTYVPAVFRALQPFCEFLREAVE comes from the coding sequence ATGAATACCACGCAGCTGTTTGCCTTCCTCACAGAGCTGGCCCGCCACAACGAGCGGGACTGGTTTCAAACCCATAAACCCACCTACGAGCAGCTGCGTCGCGAATTTGAAGCGGCCGTGACTGGCTGGCTGCGCGAGCTGACGGTTTCCGACCCGCGCCTGGCCGGCCTGGAGCCCAAGAAGACCCTGTTCCGCATCTACCGCGACGTGCGCTTCTCCAAAAACAAAGACCCGTTTAAAACCCACTTCAGCGCCTACTTCTCGGAGGGGGGTAAGGCGGGCACCGGGCCGGGCTATTACGTGCAGCTGGGCCCCCACGGCCAGACGCTGCTGGCGGGCGGCATCTACGTGCCCGAAAAAGACCAGCTCACCCGCATCCGGCAGGAAATCGACTATAACGGGCCGGCGCTGCACCAGCTGCTGGAGGCGCCGGAGTTTCGGCGCTACTTCTCCGGCCTGGGCGGCGAGAAGCTGAAAAAGGCGCCGGCCGGCTACCCCGCCGACCACCCCGATCTGGAGCTGCTCAAGCACAAAAGCTTCGTCGTGACCCACCACATTTCCGATGTCACCGTGCATCAGCTTGATCTGGATACCTACGTGCCGGCCGTTTTCCGGGCCCTGCAGCCGTTCTGCGAGTTTCTGCGCGAAGCCGTGGAGTAG
- a CDS encoding ankyrin repeat domain-containing protein, with protein sequence MADSPASASENLLFDAARRGDLAALRQLLAAGADVNARNDRGFSALVLAAYDNHPDAVSLLLEAGADPNLQDASGNTALMGVAFKGYTDIAGLLIGRGADLNARNGTASTALMYAVMFGRNDMVTSLLKAGADAALRDGRGLSARDLAGQHNNSQALELLPA encoded by the coding sequence ATGGCCGATTCTCCTGCCTCCGCTTCCGAAAACCTGTTGTTCGATGCTGCCCGCCGTGGCGACCTAGCTGCGCTACGGCAGCTGCTGGCCGCGGGCGCTGACGTCAACGCCCGCAACGACCGGGGCTTCTCGGCTCTGGTGCTGGCCGCCTACGACAACCACCCCGACGCCGTAAGCCTGCTGCTCGAAGCCGGCGCCGACCCCAACCTGCAGGATGCCAGCGGCAACACCGCCCTGATGGGCGTGGCCTTCAAGGGCTACACCGACATTGCGGGGCTGCTCATCGGGCGCGGCGCCGACCTCAATGCCCGCAACGGCACCGCCAGCACGGCGCTCATGTACGCGGTTATGTTCGGCCGCAACGACATGGTAACCAGTCTGCTGAAAGCCGGCGCCGACGCTGCCCTGCGCGACGGGCGCGGCCTCTCCGCCCGCGACCTGGCCGGGCAGCACAACAACAGCCAGGCCCTGGAGCTGCTGCCGGCATAA
- a CDS encoding DUF4174 domain-containing protein — translation MRSAFAYIGLLAAFLMNPVSIPAQTAPKPTSVAALLKASRWQQRVLLLYAPTATDPALLRQRELLRGAGPELEARQLLVRELVGSTLSAADARYLAQQLGVAPGGFAVVLIGKDGGVKKRATQPLPPASLFATIDAMPMRRQEMRQQP, via the coding sequence ATGCGCTCTGCTTTTGCCTATATCGGCCTGCTGGCTGCTTTCCTGATGAATCCCGTGTCCATTCCGGCCCAGACGGCTCCGAAACCAACATCCGTGGCGGCGCTGCTGAAAGCCAGCCGCTGGCAGCAGCGCGTACTGCTGCTCTACGCGCCCACTGCCACCGACCCCGCGCTACTGCGGCAGCGGGAGCTGCTGCGCGGCGCAGGGCCCGAGCTGGAAGCCCGCCAGCTGCTGGTGCGGGAGCTAGTGGGCAGCACGCTGTCGGCTGCCGATGCGCGCTACCTTGCGCAGCAGCTGGGCGTCGCGCCGGGCGGCTTTGCCGTGGTGCTGATTGGCAAGGATGGCGGGGTGAAAAAGCGCGCCACGCAGCCCCTGCCGCCGGCCAGCCTGTTTGCCACCATCGACGCCATGCCCATGCGCCGGCAGGAAATGCGCCAGCAGCCGTAG
- a CDS encoding NAD(P)/FAD-dependent oxidoreductase, with amino-acid sequence MLSSFTHDVVIVGAGPAGAACALALRHSGLRVALLDKARFPRDKVCGDAIPGPTLRHLSRLDATYGPELHALLAPHRTDARYSRLLAPGGRSLRIRWHNPAFNCARLPFDDALLTLVRRHTATEILENCAIRRIALDETGVTIQLAEAGREPLRAALVIGCDGANSVVARQVGAAAQLDRAHHCAAVRAYYDGVADAPTDTSDFYFLREFGAGYCWVFPVGGGRYNVGLGVLSEEVAARRLDLKAELRQLLATHPHLAPRFAGAGLLTPITGFGLPLGGSGRPVHGPRWLLCGDAAALIDPLQGHGIDKAVHSGILAAGQVLRSFQTGRFDQEFLSEYARQVKHHIGRELTRRYRLMQLLAGKAWLVDLAVRAAAWPWLQRRLVRLVG; translated from the coding sequence GTGCTCAGCTCGTTTACGCATGATGTGGTGATTGTGGGCGCCGGTCCGGCTGGGGCGGCGTGCGCGCTGGCGCTGCGCCACAGCGGCCTGCGCGTGGCCCTGCTCGATAAGGCCCGTTTCCCGCGCGACAAAGTCTGCGGCGACGCCATTCCGGGCCCCACGCTGCGCCACCTCAGCCGCCTCGATGCCACCTACGGCCCCGAGCTGCACGCCTTGCTGGCCCCGCACCGCACCGATGCCCGCTACAGCCGCCTGCTGGCGCCCGGCGGCCGTAGCCTGCGCATCCGCTGGCACAACCCCGCCTTCAACTGCGCCCGCCTGCCTTTTGATGATGCCCTGCTGACACTGGTGCGCCGCCACACCGCCACCGAAATCCTGGAAAACTGCGCCATCCGGCGTATTGCGCTTGATGAAACTGGCGTAACGATTCAACTGGCCGAGGCCGGCCGGGAACCGCTACGGGCGGCGCTGGTTATCGGCTGCGACGGAGCCAACTCCGTGGTGGCCCGCCAGGTGGGCGCCGCCGCGCAGCTCGACCGCGCCCACCACTGCGCCGCCGTGCGCGCCTACTACGACGGCGTAGCCGACGCGCCCACCGATACGTCGGATTTCTATTTTCTGCGCGAGTTTGGGGCGGGCTACTGCTGGGTGTTTCCGGTGGGCGGCGGGCGCTACAACGTGGGCTTGGGCGTGCTGTCGGAGGAAGTGGCAGCGCGCCGGCTCGATCTGAAGGCCGAGCTGCGGCAGCTGCTGGCCACCCATCCGCACCTGGCCCCGCGCTTTGCCGGTGCCGGGCTGCTGACGCCCATCACCGGCTTCGGGCTGCCGCTGGGCGGCTCCGGTCGGCCCGTGCACGGCCCCCGCTGGCTGCTCTGCGGCGACGCCGCCGCCCTCATCGACCCGCTACAGGGCCACGGCATCGACAAAGCCGTGCACAGCGGCATCCTGGCCGCCGGGCAGGTGCTCCGCAGCTTCCAAACAGGCCGCTTCGACCAGGAGTTTCTGAGCGAGTACGCCCGGCAGGTGAAGCACCACATCGGGCGGGAACTGACGCGCCGCTACCGCCTCATGCAGCTGCTGGCCGGCAAGGCCTGGCTGGTAGATCTGGCGGTGCGCGCCGCCGCCTGGCCCTGGCTGCAGCGCCGCCTCGTGCGGCTGGTAGGGTAG
- a CDS encoding winged helix-turn-helix transcriptional regulator produces the protein MRHTYHDIECCAAKVALDQISGKWKPIIIFHLSAGPRRFSELWREIPRVSKKVMLEQLRQLEAATLVERTVHNGFPPEVTYHLSGKGQQLAPILQQLEQWALTHIEGVVQIS, from the coding sequence ATGCGCCACACCTACCACGACATCGAATGCTGCGCCGCCAAGGTGGCGCTCGACCAGATTTCGGGCAAATGGAAGCCGATTATCATCTTCCATCTATCGGCGGGGCCGCGGCGGTTCAGCGAGCTGTGGCGCGAGATTCCGCGGGTGTCGAAGAAGGTGATGCTGGAGCAGCTGCGCCAGCTGGAAGCGGCCACACTGGTTGAGCGCACCGTGCACAACGGCTTTCCGCCCGAAGTTACCTACCATCTTTCCGGCAAAGGCCAGCAGCTGGCCCCCATTCTGCAGCAGCTGGAGCAATGGGCCCTCACCCACATCGAAGGCGTAGTGCAGATTTCCTGA
- a CDS encoding DUF2490 domain-containing protein yields the protein MRVFFLSAAALLASSLLPVAAQVQPAPTGTIQDRNHNVWLAWFSDARLTKRWGLHTEFQLRRTHGLRDPQQYFYRLGLNYHATKRLTLTPGYVYLLSLPYGDFPDTGRTHERRFYLRADLQDEIGRLQLAHRYIQDFRWLRNPGETAYAPRNYRSRYRLQLQFPLTRPTIEPQTLYALASDEVFLAYGPGVAQVFNQNRLYAGLGYQFTEALSVEASYLNQIVQHDDGVVFEHNRALQLSLNFNPDFRKQKDE from the coding sequence ATGCGTGTATTTTTTCTCTCTGCGGCGGCGCTGCTGGCCAGCAGCCTACTACCCGTTGCCGCTCAGGTGCAGCCGGCCCCTACCGGCACCATTCAGGACCGGAACCACAACGTCTGGCTGGCTTGGTTCAGTGATGCGCGCCTGACCAAGCGCTGGGGTTTGCACACCGAGTTTCAGCTGCGCCGCACCCACGGCCTGCGCGACCCGCAGCAGTATTTCTACCGGCTGGGCCTGAACTACCACGCCACCAAGCGGCTCACGCTCACGCCCGGCTACGTGTACCTGCTCTCGCTGCCCTACGGCGACTTCCCCGACACCGGCCGCACCCACGAGCGGCGCTTCTACCTGCGCGCCGATTTGCAGGACGAAATCGGGCGGCTACAGCTCGCGCACCGCTACATCCAGGATTTCCGCTGGCTGCGCAACCCCGGCGAAACCGCCTACGCGCCGCGCAACTACCGCTCCCGCTACCGCCTGCAGCTGCAGTTTCCGCTCACCCGCCCCACCATCGAGCCCCAGACGCTCTACGCCCTGGCCTCCGACGAGGTGTTTCTGGCCTATGGGCCCGGCGTGGCACAGGTGTTCAACCAGAACCGCCTCTACGCAGGCCTGGGCTACCAGTTCACGGAGGCCCTGAGTGTGGAAGCCAGCTACCTCAACCAGATTGTGCAGCACGACGACGGCGTGGTGTTCGAGCACAACCGCGCCCTGCAGCTCAGCCTCAACTTCAACCCCGATTTCCGGAAGCAGAAAGACGAGTAA
- the scpA gene encoding methylmalonyl-CoA mutase encodes MKPDFSQIAYNDAPLPATPAAEAATVTPEGIQLQSHYSAHDVQHLDHLGFGAGQAPFLRGPYASMYVQNPWTIRQYAGFSTAEESNAFYRRNLAGGQKGLSVAFDLATHRGYDSDHPRVVGDVGKAGVAIDSVEDMKILFDQIPLDQMSVSMTMNGAVLPVLAFYIVAAEEQGVGPEKLAGTIQNDILKEFMVRNTYIYPPLPSMRIIADIFAYTARHMPKFNSISISGYHMQEAGATADIELAYTLADGLEYVRAGLAAGMTIDQFAPRLSFFWAIGMNHFMEIAKLRAGRMLWAKLLKQFEPQNPKSLALRTHCQTSGYSLTEQDPFNNVARTAVEALAAALGGTQSLHTNALDEAIALPTDFSARIARNTQLYLQHETDITRVVDPWGGSYYVETLTHELANKAWALMQEVEELGGMAKAIETGLPKMRIEEAAARKQARIDSGKEIIVGVNKYRPSEEQQLDVLDIDNDAVRESQIARLKTIRATRDQAAVQAALEALTEAARSGADNLLALAVVAARHRATLGEISDALEKVYGRHQATIRAISGVYSAEMDYDEEFAKARAAADAFAVKEGRRPRMMVAKMGQDGHDRGAKIIATSFADVGFDVDIAPLFQTPDEVARQAAENDVHVVGVSSLAAGHKTLIPQLLHDLKQLGRDDILVIAGGVIPAQDYDFLYNAGVAGVYGPGTVIAIAAQEILEKLGE; translated from the coding sequence ATGAAACCCGACTTCTCCCAGATAGCCTACAACGACGCGCCGCTGCCGGCTACTCCGGCGGCTGAGGCGGCCACCGTGACGCCCGAGGGCATCCAGCTCCAAAGCCACTACTCCGCCCACGACGTGCAGCACCTCGACCACCTCGGGTTCGGGGCGGGGCAGGCGCCGTTTCTGCGCGGGCCCTACGCTAGCATGTATGTGCAGAACCCCTGGACCATCCGGCAGTACGCGGGCTTCAGCACGGCCGAGGAAAGCAACGCCTTCTACCGCCGCAACCTGGCCGGCGGCCAGAAGGGCCTGAGCGTGGCCTTCGATTTGGCTACGCACCGCGGCTACGACTCCGACCACCCGCGGGTGGTGGGCGACGTGGGCAAGGCCGGCGTGGCCATCGACTCGGTGGAGGACATGAAGATTCTGTTCGACCAGATTCCGCTGGACCAGATGTCGGTGAGCATGACCATGAACGGGGCCGTGCTGCCGGTGCTGGCGTTCTACATTGTGGCGGCCGAGGAGCAGGGCGTGGGGCCGGAGAAGCTGGCGGGCACCATTCAGAACGACATTCTGAAGGAGTTCATGGTGCGCAACACCTACATCTACCCGCCCCTGCCGAGCATGCGCATCATTGCCGACATCTTCGCCTACACGGCGCGGCACATGCCTAAATTCAACAGCATCAGCATCTCGGGCTACCACATGCAGGAAGCCGGCGCCACCGCCGACATCGAGTTGGCTTACACCCTGGCCGACGGCCTGGAGTACGTGCGCGCCGGTCTGGCAGCGGGCATGACCATCGACCAGTTTGCGCCCCGCCTGAGCTTTTTCTGGGCCATTGGCATGAATCACTTCATGGAAATTGCCAAGCTGCGCGCCGGCCGCATGCTGTGGGCCAAGCTGCTGAAGCAGTTCGAGCCTCAGAACCCTAAGAGCCTGGCCCTGCGCACGCACTGCCAGACCTCGGGCTACTCGCTCACCGAGCAGGACCCGTTCAACAACGTGGCCCGCACCGCCGTGGAAGCCCTGGCCGCGGCCCTGGGCGGCACCCAGAGCCTGCACACCAACGCCCTCGACGAGGCCATTGCCCTGCCCACCGACTTCTCGGCCCGCATTGCCCGCAACACCCAGCTCTACCTCCAGCACGAAACCGACATCACCCGCGTGGTAGACCCCTGGGGCGGCTCCTACTACGTGGAAACCCTGACGCACGAGCTGGCCAACAAGGCCTGGGCCCTGATGCAGGAAGTGGAAGAGCTGGGCGGCATGGCCAAGGCCATTGAAACCGGCCTGCCCAAGATGCGCATCGAGGAAGCCGCGGCCCGCAAGCAGGCGCGCATCGACTCGGGCAAGGAAATCATTGTGGGCGTGAACAAGTATCGCCCCAGCGAGGAGCAGCAGCTCGACGTGCTCGACATCGACAACGACGCCGTGCGCGAGTCGCAGATTGCGCGCCTGAAAACCATCCGCGCCACCCGCGACCAGGCCGCCGTGCAGGCCGCCCTGGAGGCCCTCACGGAAGCCGCCCGCTCCGGCGCCGACAACCTGCTGGCCCTGGCCGTAGTGGCCGCCCGCCACCGCGCCACGCTGGGCGAGATTTCCGATGCACTGGAGAAAGTATATGGCCGCCACCAAGCCACCATTCGCGCCATTTCGGGCGTGTATTCGGCCGAGATGGACTACGACGAGGAGTTTGCCAAGGCCCGCGCCGCCGCCGATGCCTTTGCCGTGAAGGAAGGCCGCCGCCCCCGCATGATGGTGGCCAAAATGGGCCAGGACGGCCACGACCGGGGCGCCAAAATCATTGCCACGTCCTTCGCCGACGTGGGCTTCGACGTGGACATTGCCCCGCTGTTCCAGACCCCAGACGAGGTAGCCCGCCAGGCGGCCGAAAACGATGTGCACGTAGTGGGCGTGAGCAGCCTCGCCGCCGGCCACAAAACCCTGATTCCGCAGCTGCTCCACGACCTCAAGCAGCTCGGCCGCGACGATATCCTCGTCATTGCCGGCGGCGTCATCCCGGCCCAGGACTACGACTTCCTCTACAACGCCGGCGTGGCCGGCGTCTACGGCCCCGGCACCGTCATTGCCATTGCCGCACAGGAGATTCTGGAGAAGCTGGGGGAGTAG
- a CDS encoding J domain-containing protein: MQNYYRILGVSSTAPAAELERAYRALHARLSKRAARDPALNERLTEAYSGLQILLDPRRRWAYDQLLAQQPTPPLSGSRALLHRYAPVARWLNVALLAFCALLALDVALPLRELPGELVLRRTLVSVSVSAANPQVAYDIRTPLTRFRLASSIAPRAREGQFLTVWRTPLLGVVRRVSSPSSVEGAAPFEPYGTGVYGGALAALPVALLLTAALGAWPGRSAEMRVNTAVAGSLLWLLTVVVMWLF, translated from the coding sequence ATGCAGAATTACTATCGAATCCTGGGTGTGTCCTCAACGGCGCCGGCGGCCGAGCTGGAGCGGGCCTACCGAGCCCTGCACGCCCGCCTGAGCAAGCGCGCCGCCCGCGACCCGGCCCTTAACGAGCGCCTCACCGAAGCCTACAGCGGCCTGCAGATTCTGCTAGACCCGCGCCGCCGCTGGGCCTACGACCAACTGCTGGCCCAGCAACCCACGCCGCCGCTGTCCGGCTCCCGCGCCCTGCTGCACCGCTACGCCCCGGTGGCCCGCTGGCTGAATGTGGCGCTGCTGGCGTTCTGCGCCCTGCTGGCTCTGGACGTGGCGCTGCCCCTGCGCGAACTGCCCGGCGAGCTGGTGCTGCGCCGCACGCTGGTATCGGTGAGCGTATCGGCTGCCAATCCGCAGGTGGCCTACGACATCCGCACGCCGCTCACCCGGTTCCGGCTGGCCAGCAGCATTGCGCCCCGCGCCCGCGAAGGCCAGTTCCTGACGGTGTGGCGCACGCCGCTGCTGGGCGTGGTGCGGCGCGTCAGCTCGCCATCGTCGGTAGAGGGGGCGGCGCCGTTTGAGCCGTACGGCACCGGCGTGTATGGTGGGGCGCTGGCGGCGCTGCCGGTGGCGCTGCTGCTCACGGCGGCGCTGGGCGCGTGGCCGGGCCGCTCGGCCGAAATGCGGGTGAACACGGCCGTGGCCGGCAGTTTGCTCTGGCTGCTCACGGTGGTGGTGATGTGGCTGTTTTGA
- a CDS encoding CPBP family intramembrane glutamic endopeptidase, translating into MKKPVLAIVTLLTFLVAVYAPRFVNPWLGLVPGQLAPGLYVLYMALWWLGLPLLALSGLYGWRRAVPELGWQASMGVGLAMGLGCTLPMLLGYLAVFQLTSTTGTVLAGSLLRGAVWAGLGEETLFRGFLFGQLTRRVRFPWLLTILIESGIFATGHLYQSHDLASAVGVLAVTFGGGVWFGWLYKSWNNLWVPICLHIFMNAWWMLFDVSDSAVGNLWANVFRVLTIALSVAATLWYLRRPQQPAPAAALVA; encoded by the coding sequence ATGAAAAAGCCTGTCTTAGCCATCGTCACGCTGCTTACGTTCCTGGTCGCCGTGTATGCGCCTCGTTTTGTTAATCCGTGGCTGGGGCTGGTGCCCGGCCAGCTGGCGCCCGGCCTGTATGTGCTGTACATGGCACTGTGGTGGCTGGGGCTGCCGCTACTGGCGCTCAGCGGCCTGTATGGCTGGCGCCGAGCAGTGCCCGAGCTGGGCTGGCAGGCCTCAATGGGGGTGGGTCTGGCTATGGGCCTGGGATGCACGCTGCCGATGCTGCTGGGCTATCTGGCCGTTTTTCAACTCACCAGCACCACCGGGACGGTGCTGGCCGGCAGCCTGCTGCGGGGCGCCGTCTGGGCCGGACTGGGCGAAGAAACGCTGTTCCGGGGCTTTCTGTTTGGGCAGCTGACGCGGCGCGTTCGGTTTCCGTGGCTGCTCACCATCCTCATCGAGTCGGGTATCTTCGCCACGGGTCACCTCTACCAAAGCCACGACCTGGCCTCGGCGGTGGGCGTGCTGGCCGTCACGTTTGGGGGCGGCGTGTGGTTTGGCTGGCTCTACAAAAGCTGGAACAATCTGTGGGTGCCCATCTGCCTGCACATCTTTATGAATGCCTGGTGGATGCTGTTCGACGTCTCGGACTCAGCGGTAGGCAACCTGTGGGCGAACGTATTTCGGGTGCTGACCATTGCCCTGTCGGTGGCGGCTACACTCTGGTACCTGCGTCGGCCCCAGCAGCCAGCGCCGGCGGCCGCGCTGGTGGCCTAG
- a CDS encoding alpha/beta hydrolase, with protein sequence MASTPASGSYTPDPLGPDFEQRRLPQPPDYEGPVQAVLVRATAAPATGRAVLYVHGFNDYFFQTEMAAQYTAHGYRFYALDLRKYGRAILPHQHPNNVRSLTEYFADLDAALAVVRAEGGQQLVLSGHSTGGLIVSLYAAAHPNAVPALVLNSPFLELHQARIKRLGVPLLAALGRVWPNLPVPAGLSDTYGQSLHRAYRGHWDYNLAWKPNHVFGVNAGWLRAIRQGHAQVRAGLGIAAPVLVLHASRTAVGQQWSDDFQRADIVLNVAHIRHLAPRLGLNVTVQEIPDGIHDLFLSGPAARAQAYQTVFAWLAQVLPAPAGQQ encoded by the coding sequence ATGGCTTCTACTCCTGCTTCCGGCTCCTACACTCCCGATCCGCTGGGCCCCGATTTCGAGCAGCGCCGCCTGCCGCAGCCGCCCGACTACGAAGGGCCGGTGCAGGCCGTGCTGGTGCGCGCCACCGCCGCGCCCGCCACGGGCCGGGCAGTGCTTTACGTGCACGGCTTCAACGACTACTTCTTCCAGACCGAAATGGCCGCGCAGTACACCGCACACGGTTACCGGTTCTACGCCCTCGACCTGCGCAAGTACGGCCGCGCCATCCTGCCGCATCAGCACCCCAACAACGTGCGCAGCCTCACCGAATACTTCGCCGACCTCGACGCCGCGCTGGCCGTGGTGCGTGCCGAGGGCGGGCAGCAGTTGGTGCTCAGCGGCCATTCTACCGGCGGGCTGATTGTGTCACTTTACGCAGCCGCACACCCCAATGCTGTGCCGGCGCTGGTGCTCAATAGCCCGTTTCTGGAGCTGCATCAGGCCCGCATCAAGCGGCTAGGGGTGCCGCTGCTGGCGGCGCTGGGACGCGTGTGGCCCAACCTGCCAGTGCCGGCCGGCCTCTCCGACACCTACGGCCAGAGCCTGCACCGCGCCTACCGCGGCCACTGGGACTACAATCTGGCCTGGAAGCCCAACCACGTATTCGGGGTGAATGCGGGCTGGCTGCGCGCCATCCGGCAGGGGCACGCGCAGGTGAGGGCCGGGCTGGGCATTGCTGCGCCCGTGTTGGTGCTGCACGCCAGCCGCACCGCCGTCGGCCAGCAGTGGTCCGACGACTTCCAACGCGCCGACATCGTGCTCAACGTGGCCCACATCCGCCACCTAGCGCCCCGGCTGGGCCTTAACGTCACGGTGCAGGAAATCCCCGACGGCATCCATGACCTGTTCCTATCGGGCCCGGCAGCGCGGGCGCAGGCCTACCAGACCGTGTTTGCGTGGCTGGCACAGGTGCTGCCGGCGCCGGCCGGGCAGCAGTAA
- a CDS encoding metal-dependent hydrolase has translation MPTTTQLQFLGHASFRLTTPEGLVVLIDPWLNDNPFVPETLRHPERADLVLITHGHDDHMDSQLLALLARTGAVLVAPAPVRFYLHQQGLPREQAEPMNVGGSIVVAGLQLTMTRAQHTAHIDLPDGTTTAPHESVGYVLDLSDGTVLYAAGDTGLFGDMRLLADLYQPTAALLPIGGRYTMRPLEAAHATRLLRVPHVVPFHYGTYPTLTGTPAQLRAHLTPADGVTVHALQAGETLELHELL, from the coding sequence ATGCCCACTACCACGCAGCTCCAGTTTCTCGGCCACGCCAGCTTCCGCCTCACCACGCCGGAGGGGCTAGTAGTGCTCATCGACCCGTGGCTGAACGACAACCCGTTCGTGCCGGAAACCCTGCGCCACCCCGAGCGCGCCGACCTGGTGCTCATCACCCACGGCCACGACGACCACATGGACTCGCAGCTGCTGGCGCTGCTGGCACGCACCGGGGCCGTGCTGGTGGCTCCGGCCCCGGTGCGCTTCTATCTGCACCAGCAAGGGCTGCCGCGCGAGCAGGCCGAGCCCATGAACGTAGGCGGCAGCATTGTCGTGGCCGGCCTGCAGCTCACCATGACCCGCGCCCAGCACACCGCCCACATCGACCTGCCCGACGGCACCACCACCGCCCCCCACGAAAGCGTGGGCTACGTGCTGGACCTCTCCGATGGCACCGTGCTCTACGCCGCCGGCGACACCGGCCTCTTCGGCGACATGCGCCTACTGGCCGACCTCTACCAGCCCACGGCGGCGCTTCTGCCCATTGGGGGCCGCTACACTATGAGGCCACTGGAAGCGGCCCACGCCACCCGGCTGCTGCGCGTGCCGCACGTGGTGCCGTTTCACTACGGCACCTACCCCACCCTCACCGGCACGCCCGCCCAGCTCCGCGCCCACCTCACACCAGCCGATGGCGTGACAGTACACGCCCTCCAGGCCGGCGAAACGCTGGAGTTGCACGAGTTACTGTAA